Part of the Nostoc sp. ATCC 53789 genome, TTGTCTCATCCCTATCATTGTTGGTGCTATTAGTAGTTTGAGTGATATTAAGTCTTTATTCTTGCCATTTTTGTCATTTATTGCCCCAAAAATTGCAGAGTACATTTTAAATTTTATTAGACCACTAGTTTGGAAAATTATTTTCACATTAGTTTCTGTCGTTACTCGTATTTATAAATTTTTTAGGTAAATCCTATTTTTATTTTTGCAAAAGTTGCCAACATTGCCCGGCGATCGCCCAATCTTCTTGAGTATGAATAACTAATACCCGTACTGCTGAGTCAGTTGTAGCAATATCTTCATCCACAGGCTGCTGTTGATTTTTCTGAAGATCAAGTTTCAATCCCAAAAAACCAAAAGCTTCACAGGCGGCTTGGCGAATTTCCGCAGAGTGTTCACCTACACCTGCTGTAAACACCAAAGCATCTAATCCACCCAAACTGGTAAGCATTGCACCGATCGCAGAACGTAGACGATGCACGTAGATATCCCACGCCAATTGAGCGCGGGAATTACCTTGAGCGTTGGCGTAGCCCGTCGTAGACATCGCTTCTCTCACTTCGCGCATATCGCTAGATACACCCGAAATTCCCTTTAATCCAGAAGCTTTATTTAATATCTCATCCAACTTTTCGACGGAATAATCGCAATACCGCAACAGATAAATCAGAATTCCCGGATCAACTGAACCAGAACGACTACCCATCATCAATCCTTCTAAGGGCGTGAATCCCATTGTGGTATCAATACTGCGGCCGTTTTTAATTGCTGCTAAAGAGCAACCATTGCCCAGATGACAGGTAATTAACCGCTCAGGTGGAACATCTCGACCGAGAATTTGGGCAGCACGTTGAGAACAGTATTGGTGACTGATACCATGAAACCCATAGCGACGGATTCCTTGCTCTACCCACTCATAAGGGCCGGGATAGATTGCGGCTGCATCGGGGAGAGTGGCATGAAATCCAGTATCAAAGACTGCTACTTGGGTGACATCTTTTAAGATTTCTTCAATTGCTTCTATACCTTCCAAAGCTACTGGATTATGTGCTGGAGCGAGGTTAGATAAGCTAGCGATCGCCTTTTTGACATCCTCAGTAATTACTACACTATCTCGATAATCCTGTCCACCATGTACTATCCGATGCCCCACCACATCGATTTCTGACAACCGATCTATTACTTTGGTAGCACCATCAGTAAGTGTATGAAGCATATAGGTGAGGTGTGCCTGTGGGGAATCATCAGAAATTGATTCTTGCAGTGTTGCACCTGTAGCAGTTTTCACTTCAATTTCTGCTACACCGCGATCTTGAGTCCAGTTGATTTTCCCTTCCCAAAGGGGTTGAGATGCTTCGGTGGAGAAAGCCTCATCTGCAATCTCATACAGACAACTCTTTTGGGTACTCGATCCGGCATTCAGCACCAATATCTTCATAGGACAACATAAAAACATGACCTCCTTTGATCATGTCACCAAGTGTAGCCTAATGTTTCTAGCCTATAGTCATAATATGCAGCAAAGGTGTGTTTCCAGCGCTAAAATTTTGTTGAATTATTTTTCAAAGCGATCGCTCACAGATTTTCTATGAACTCTTCCGGTGTAACTTGCGCTTACTTACTTGAGTTTGGACTAATTGGCATTTAGCAGCAATGAATAGAAAGCAAGAAAAAGTTACCCAACTTCTTTTAGAGGCTGAGTTAAGTTGAATCGTTGAAAAAGAAGCAGAAACTAAGCAGCAGTTAGATCAGCGTTCTTAAGTGATTCTTCGGTTTTAGGTTTTTTAGATGCGTGTTTTTTGACAGTGGGATAACGCTTACGCGAAGGTGGCTGATGCCCTTGGGCACGCCCAGGTGATTTACCGCGAGTTTTCGGGGGTTGAGCAGGAGTGCCAATAGTGGCTAAAATTAGAGGAAAGGCTTGTGCTACGCGTCCTGGAGACAGTTTATCCTGAGTCGATTGCCAAGGCAAGGGGGA contains:
- a CDS encoding acetate kinase, translating into MKILVLNAGSSTQKSCLYEIADEAFSTEASQPLWEGKINWTQDRGVAEIEVKTATGATLQESISDDSPQAHLTYMLHTLTDGATKVIDRLSEIDVVGHRIVHGGQDYRDSVVITEDVKKAIASLSNLAPAHNPVALEGIEAIEEILKDVTQVAVFDTGFHATLPDAAAIYPGPYEWVEQGIRRYGFHGISHQYCSQRAAQILGRDVPPERLITCHLGNGCSLAAIKNGRSIDTTMGFTPLEGLMMGSRSGSVDPGILIYLLRYCDYSVEKLDEILNKASGLKGISGVSSDMREVREAMSTTGYANAQGNSRAQLAWDIYVHRLRSAIGAMLTSLGGLDALVFTAGVGEHSAEIRQAACEAFGFLGLKLDLQKNQQQPVDEDIATTDSAVRVLVIHTQEDWAIAGQCWQLLQK